Proteins from a genomic interval of Marmoricola sp. OAE513:
- the gabT gene encoding 4-aminobutyrate--2-oxoglutarate transaminase, whose amino-acid sequence MTTTAGGPSLPQERRLVTEVPGPKSRELHERRTAAVASGVGSTLPVYVAAAGGGVIVDVDGNSFIDLASGIAVTSVGNSAPEVVERVTEQVAAFTHTCFMVAPYDGYVEVCEQLADLTPGDHAKKAALFNSGAEAVENAVKIARVHTGRDAVVVVDHAYHGRTNLTMAMTAKNMPYKEGFGPFAGEVYRAPVSYPFRDGLTGAEAAARTIDVIDKQVGASNVAAIVIEPVLGEGGFIVPAPGYLPALVEYANANGIVFVADEIQSGMCRTGTWFASEHEGWLPDLTTVAKGVAGGLPLAAVVGRAEIMDSVHVGGLGGTYGGNPVACAAALGAIQTMKVLDLNARALGIGELLKRRLAAMAVTFPAIGDVRGQGAMIAVEIVEPGTTTPDPVTAARLSAGCHQEGVLTLTCGTYGNVLRFLPPLVASRELLHEAMDVLEDVAAALVAAG is encoded by the coding sequence ATGACCACCACCGCCGGCGGACCGAGCCTGCCGCAGGAACGTCGCCTGGTCACCGAGGTCCCGGGACCGAAGTCGCGCGAGCTGCACGAGCGGCGTACGGCGGCCGTCGCCTCCGGGGTCGGCAGCACCCTGCCGGTGTACGTCGCCGCTGCCGGTGGCGGCGTGATCGTCGACGTCGACGGCAACTCCTTCATCGACCTCGCCTCCGGCATCGCGGTCACCTCGGTCGGCAACTCCGCGCCCGAGGTCGTCGAGCGGGTGACCGAGCAGGTCGCCGCGTTCACGCACACCTGCTTCATGGTCGCCCCGTACGACGGCTACGTGGAGGTCTGCGAGCAGCTGGCCGACCTGACGCCCGGTGACCACGCCAAGAAGGCCGCACTGTTCAACTCCGGCGCCGAGGCCGTCGAGAACGCGGTGAAGATCGCCCGCGTGCACACCGGTCGGGACGCCGTCGTCGTGGTCGACCACGCGTACCACGGGCGTACGAACCTGACGATGGCGATGACGGCCAAGAACATGCCCTACAAGGAGGGCTTCGGCCCGTTCGCGGGCGAGGTCTACCGGGCCCCGGTGTCCTACCCGTTCCGGGACGGTCTGACCGGTGCGGAGGCCGCGGCCCGCACGATCGACGTCATCGACAAGCAGGTCGGCGCGAGCAACGTCGCCGCGATCGTGATCGAGCCGGTCCTCGGGGAGGGCGGCTTCATCGTGCCGGCGCCCGGCTACCTGCCCGCACTTGTCGAGTACGCCAACGCGAACGGCATCGTCTTCGTCGCCGACGAGATCCAGTCCGGCATGTGCCGCACGGGCACCTGGTTCGCCAGCGAGCACGAGGGCTGGCTGCCCGACCTCACCACCGTCGCCAAGGGCGTCGCCGGCGGACTGCCGCTGGCAGCCGTCGTCGGCAGGGCGGAGATCATGGACTCGGTGCACGTCGGCGGCCTCGGCGGCACGTACGGCGGCAACCCGGTCGCCTGCGCCGCCGCGCTGGGGGCGATCCAGACGATGAAGGTCCTCGACCTCAACGCGCGCGCCCTCGGTATCGGCGAGCTGCTCAAGCGCCGGCTCGCGGCGATGGCGGTGACGTTCCCGGCGATCGGTGACGTCCGCGGCCAAGGCGCGATGATCGCGGTCGAGATCGTCGAGCCGGGCACGACGACGCCCGACCCGGTGACGGCAGCGAGGCTCAGCGCCGGCTGCCACCAGGAGGGCGTCCTCACGCTGACCTGCGGGACCTACGGCAACGTGCTGCGGTTCCTGCCTCCTCTCGTGGCCTCCCGCGAGCTGCTGCACGAGGCGATGGACGTCCTCGAGGACGTCGCCGCCGCACTCGTCGCCGCCGGCTGA
- a CDS encoding saccharopine dehydrogenase C-terminal domain-containing protein, whose product MRILLVGAGGVGGAFTAIAARREFFEAVVIADYDEAKAQRAADALDDRFTAATIDASSAEAVTALCRENGITHVMNAVDPVFNMPIFHGAFAAGADYVDMAMSLSKPHPEKPYEQVGVMLGDEQFAVAEEWEAAGRLALVGMGVEPGLSDVFARYAADHLFSEIDELGTRDGANLVVTDDAGNEIFAPSFSMWTTIEECLNPPVIWEKDRGWFTTAPFSEPEVFNFPEGIGPVECVNVEHEEVLLMPRWVDAKRATFKYGLGDEFITILKVLNTLGLDRTEKVTVKGVEVSPRDVVAAVLPDPATVGPRMKGKTCAGLWVTGKGKDGAPRSTYLYHVVDNETVMADYGHQCVVWQTAINPVVALELIATGTWSGAGVLGPEAFDAVPFLDLLTAYGSPWGTKELEIA is encoded by the coding sequence ATGCGCATCCTCCTCGTCGGGGCCGGGGGAGTCGGCGGGGCCTTCACCGCGATCGCCGCGCGCCGCGAATTCTTCGAAGCGGTCGTGATCGCCGACTACGACGAGGCCAAGGCGCAGCGCGCTGCCGACGCGCTGGACGACCGGTTCACGGCAGCGACGATCGACGCGTCGTCGGCCGAGGCGGTGACGGCGCTGTGCCGCGAGAACGGCATCACCCACGTGATGAACGCTGTCGACCCGGTTTTCAACATGCCGATCTTCCACGGTGCGTTCGCGGCCGGTGCGGACTACGTCGACATGGCGATGTCACTCTCGAAGCCGCACCCGGAGAAGCCCTACGAGCAGGTCGGCGTGATGCTCGGCGACGAGCAGTTCGCCGTGGCGGAGGAGTGGGAGGCCGCCGGCCGTCTCGCGCTGGTCGGGATGGGGGTCGAGCCTGGTCTGTCCGACGTCTTCGCCCGGTACGCCGCAGACCACCTGTTCAGCGAGATCGATGAGCTCGGCACCCGGGACGGCGCCAACCTGGTGGTCACCGACGACGCCGGCAACGAGATCTTCGCGCCGTCGTTCTCGATGTGGACCACGATCGAGGAGTGCCTGAACCCTCCCGTCATCTGGGAGAAGGACCGTGGCTGGTTCACCACCGCGCCGTTCTCCGAGCCCGAGGTCTTCAACTTCCCCGAGGGCATCGGGCCGGTCGAGTGCGTGAACGTCGAGCACGAGGAGGTGCTGCTGATGCCGCGCTGGGTCGACGCCAAGCGGGCGACCTTCAAGTACGGCCTCGGCGACGAATTCATCACCATCCTCAAGGTGCTCAACACCCTCGGGCTCGACAGGACCGAGAAGGTCACCGTGAAGGGCGTTGAGGTGTCGCCGCGCGACGTCGTCGCCGCCGTCCTGCCCGACCCGGCGACCGTCGGCCCGCGGATGAAGGGCAAGACCTGCGCCGGGCTGTGGGTCACTGGCAAGGGGAAAGACGGTGCTCCCCGCAGCACCTACCTCTACCACGTCGTCGACAACGAGACGGTGATGGCGGACTACGGCCACCAGTGCGTCGTCTGGCAGACGGCGATCAACCCGGTGGTCGCTCTCGAGCTGATCGCTACCGGCACCTGGAGCGGAGCTGGCGTGCTGGGCCCGGAGGCGTTCGACGCCGTACCGTTCCTGGACCTGCTCACCGCCTACGGCTCGCCCTGGGGAACCAAGGAACTGGAGATCGCATGA
- a CDS encoding gamma-aminobutyraldehyde dehydrogenase, producing the protein MSDAPVFTNIINGEAVAAADGATYDVIDPTTGQVYATAPMSGAEDVDRAYGAAAEAFASWRNTTPQDRSNALLKIADAIEARTDELNAVESRDTGKPLHLTLSEEMPYASDHFRFFGGAARILEGKSAGEYMTDYTSWIRREPVGVVGQVTPWNYPLLMMIWKIAPALAGGNTIVLKPSDTTPASSTLLAELCQEFLPPGVLNVVCGDRDTGRALVEHKTPAMVAITGSVRAGMEVAASASTDLKRVHLELGGKAPVVVFDDADIAAAAEGIAGAGLFNAGQDCTAATRVLVQAGIHDEFVAALAEAAQGMPTGRPDNEDTYYGPLNSQAQLEKVSGMVDRLPDHGNLVTGGTRNGDAGYFYDPTVLSGLRQDDELIQQEIFGPVMTVQKFADETEALAWANGVEYGLSSSVWTKDHARALRMSKNLDFGVVWINTHIPFISEMPHGGFKHSGYGKDLSLYGLEDYTRIKHVMSYIGE; encoded by the coding sequence ATGTCCGACGCACCAGTCTTCACGAACATCATCAACGGCGAGGCCGTCGCCGCCGCGGACGGAGCGACGTACGACGTCATCGATCCGACCACCGGCCAGGTCTACGCCACCGCCCCGATGTCGGGTGCCGAGGACGTCGACCGCGCGTACGGCGCCGCGGCGGAAGCGTTCGCGTCGTGGCGGAACACCACTCCGCAGGACCGGTCGAACGCGCTGCTCAAGATCGCCGATGCCATCGAGGCGCGCACCGACGAGCTCAACGCGGTCGAGAGCAGGGACACCGGCAAGCCGCTGCACCTGACGCTGAGCGAGGAGATGCCGTACGCCTCGGACCACTTCCGGTTCTTCGGCGGTGCGGCGCGGATCCTCGAGGGGAAGTCGGCCGGCGAGTACATGACCGACTACACCTCGTGGATCCGTCGGGAGCCGGTCGGCGTCGTGGGTCAGGTGACGCCGTGGAACTACCCGCTGCTGATGATGATCTGGAAGATCGCGCCGGCGCTGGCGGGCGGCAACACGATCGTGCTCAAGCCGAGCGACACCACCCCGGCCAGCTCGACCCTGCTGGCCGAGCTGTGCCAGGAGTTCCTGCCGCCGGGTGTGCTCAACGTCGTCTGCGGTGACCGCGACACGGGCCGGGCGCTGGTCGAGCACAAAACGCCGGCAATGGTCGCGATCACCGGGTCGGTGCGTGCGGGCATGGAGGTCGCCGCCTCGGCGTCGACGGACCTGAAGCGCGTGCACCTCGAGCTCGGCGGCAAGGCGCCCGTGGTCGTGTTCGACGACGCCGACATCGCCGCGGCCGCCGAGGGCATCGCCGGCGCCGGACTGTTCAATGCCGGCCAGGACTGCACCGCCGCGACCCGGGTGCTCGTCCAGGCCGGCATCCACGACGAGTTCGTCGCGGCGCTCGCCGAGGCTGCGCAGGGCATGCCGACCGGACGCCCCGACAACGAGGACACCTACTACGGCCCGCTGAACTCCCAGGCGCAGCTGGAGAAAGTCTCGGGCATGGTCGACCGGCTTCCCGACCACGGGAACCTGGTCACCGGCGGCACCCGCAACGGCGATGCCGGTTACTTCTACGACCCGACGGTGCTCTCCGGTCTTCGTCAGGACGACGAGCTGATCCAGCAGGAGATCTTCGGGCCGGTGATGACCGTCCAGAAGTTCGCCGACGAGACCGAGGCACTGGCCTGGGCGAACGGTGTCGAGTACGGCCTCTCCTCGAGCGTCTGGACCAAGGACCACGCGCGTGCGCTGCGGATGAGCAAGAACCTCGACTTCGGCGTCGTCTGGATCAACACCCACATCCCGTTCATCTCCGAGATGCCGCACGGCGGGTTCAAGCACTCCGGCTACGGCAAGGACCTGTCGCTGTACGGCCTGGAGGACTACACCCGGATCAAGCACGTCATGAGCTACATCGGTGAGTGA
- a CDS encoding aspartate aminotransferase family protein: MNDATDAGRQQAARDHLWMHFTRHSSYESAEVPTIARGEGAYIYDTHDNRYLDGLSGLFVVQAGHGRAELAEAAAKQAEKLAFFPIWSYAHPGAIDLAERVAGYAPGDLNKVFFTTGGGEAVETAWKLAKNYFKLTGKPGKHKVISRAIAYHGTPQGALSITGLPGMKAPFEPLVPSTFRVPNTNFYRAPAQFQGHPDDEEAFGRWAADRIAEAIEFEGPDTVAAVFLEPVQNSGGCFPPPPGYFQRVREICDEYDVLLVSDEVICAFGRLGHMFGADRYGYQPDIITCAKGLTSGYSPLGAMIASDRLFEPFRGGDATFLHGYTFGGHPVSTAVAMANLHIFERENLNQHVLDNEGAFRATLEKLLDLPLVGDVRGDGYFYGIELVKDKATKETFNDAESERLLRGFLSKALFEAGLYCRADDRGDPVVQLAPPLICDQAHFDEIEEILRKVLTEAENHL; encoded by the coding sequence ATGAACGACGCCACGGATGCCGGCCGCCAGCAGGCCGCTCGCGACCACCTCTGGATGCACTTCACCCGGCACTCGTCGTACGAGTCCGCCGAGGTCCCCACCATCGCACGAGGCGAAGGCGCCTACATCTACGACACCCACGACAACCGGTACCTCGACGGGCTCTCCGGTCTGTTCGTCGTCCAGGCCGGTCACGGCCGCGCCGAGCTCGCGGAGGCTGCGGCGAAGCAGGCCGAGAAGCTGGCGTTCTTCCCGATCTGGTCCTACGCGCACCCGGGAGCGATCGACCTGGCGGAGCGCGTCGCCGGCTACGCGCCGGGCGACCTCAACAAGGTCTTCTTCACCACCGGCGGCGGCGAGGCCGTCGAGACTGCCTGGAAGCTGGCGAAGAACTACTTCAAACTCACCGGCAAGCCCGGCAAGCACAAGGTCATCAGCCGCGCGATCGCGTACCACGGCACCCCGCAGGGCGCGCTCTCGATCACGGGCCTGCCGGGGATGAAGGCCCCCTTCGAACCGCTGGTGCCGAGCACGTTCCGGGTGCCGAACACGAACTTCTACCGCGCCCCGGCGCAGTTCCAGGGGCACCCCGACGACGAGGAGGCGTTCGGACGTTGGGCCGCGGACAGGATCGCGGAGGCGATCGAGTTCGAGGGTCCCGACACCGTGGCGGCGGTGTTCCTCGAGCCGGTGCAGAACAGCGGAGGCTGCTTCCCTCCCCCGCCGGGCTACTTCCAGCGGGTCCGCGAGATCTGCGACGAGTACGACGTGCTGCTGGTCTCCGACGAGGTCATCTGCGCGTTCGGTCGTCTCGGCCACATGTTCGGCGCCGACCGCTACGGCTACCAGCCCGACATCATCACGTGCGCGAAGGGCCTGACCTCGGGCTACTCCCCGCTCGGCGCGATGATCGCCAGCGACCGGCTGTTCGAGCCCTTCAGAGGTGGCGACGCCACCTTCCTGCACGGTTACACCTTCGGCGGCCATCCGGTCTCGACCGCGGTCGCGATGGCCAACCTCCACATCTTCGAGCGCGAGAACCTCAACCAGCACGTCCTCGACAACGAGGGTGCCTTCCGGGCCACCCTGGAGAAGCTGCTCGACCTGCCGCTGGTCGGCGACGTCCGCGGCGACGGTTACTTCTACGGGATCGAGCTGGTCAAGGACAAGGCGACCAAGGAGACGTTCAACGACGCCGAGTCCGAGCGGCTGCTGCGCGGGTTCCTGTCCAAGGCGCTCTTCGAGGCCGGCCTGTACTGCCGCGCCGACGACCGCGGCGACCCGGTGGTCCAGCTCGCTCCCCCGCTGATCTGCGACCAGGCGCACTTCGACGAGATCGAGGAGATCCTGCGCAAGGTTCTGACGGAGGCGGAGAACCACCTCTGA
- a CDS encoding NAD-dependent epimerase/dehydratase family protein produces MSDRHFIVGAGPVGRHVAQLLAARGSEVVVATRSGTDTGIAGVDHIALDASDADALSAAAEGASVLYNCANPGDYTTWEQVWPPLAAALLVAAERSGATYAITGNLYPYGPVDAPMHEGLPDVATDHKGILRTSMWADALALHQAGRIRTVEVRGSDYVGTGVGENGHITRQVPGMLAGKRAWVIGSADQPHSFTDVLDMARTMIAAAEDETALGRTWLAPTNAPRTQREALTDVMAAVGRPAPKVSAIPASVFAASALFVPMMRELKQLDYQWTRPYTIDDSAARAHFGIEPTPWDEVCRRTAVVG; encoded by the coding sequence ATGTCTGATCGTCACTTCATCGTCGGAGCCGGACCTGTCGGTCGGCACGTCGCCCAGCTGCTCGCAGCACGCGGCTCGGAGGTCGTCGTCGCGACGCGTTCGGGCACCGACACGGGCATCGCGGGGGTCGACCACATCGCGCTGGACGCGTCGGACGCAGACGCGCTGAGCGCGGCCGCCGAGGGCGCGTCGGTGCTCTACAACTGCGCCAACCCCGGCGACTACACGACGTGGGAGCAGGTCTGGCCTCCGCTGGCCGCTGCACTGCTCGTGGCTGCGGAGCGGTCGGGTGCGACGTACGCGATCACCGGCAACCTGTACCCCTACGGTCCGGTCGACGCTCCGATGCACGAGGGCCTGCCCGATGTCGCGACCGACCACAAAGGCATCCTGCGGACGAGCATGTGGGCCGACGCCCTCGCGCTGCACCAGGCGGGTCGGATCCGGACCGTCGAGGTGCGAGGTTCGGACTACGTCGGCACCGGGGTGGGGGAGAACGGTCACATCACCCGTCAGGTCCCCGGCATGCTCGCCGGCAAACGTGCCTGGGTGATCGGCAGCGCCGACCAGCCGCACAGCTTCACCGACGTGCTCGACATGGCACGCACGATGATCGCGGCAGCCGAGGACGAGACCGCCCTGGGGCGGACCTGGCTCGCGCCGACCAACGCTCCGCGCACGCAGCGTGAGGCACTCACCGACGTGATGGCGGCGGTCGGTCGTCCGGCGCCCAAGGTGTCAGCGATCCCGGCGTCGGTGTTCGCGGCTTCCGCGTTGTTCGTGCCGATGATGCGCGAGCTCAAGCAGCTCGACTACCAGTGGACCCGGCCGTACACGATCGACGACTCCGCGGCGCGCGCGCACTTCGGCATCGAGCCGACGCCGTGGGACGAGGTGTGCCGGCGTACGGCTGTGGTCGGCTGA
- a CDS encoding TetR/AcrR family transcriptional regulator produces MTDVPKARTARERAREEITSEILSAARARLAEAGPGELSLRAVARDVGMVSSAVYRYFPSRDHLLTALLIAAYDELGAYAEAADDAVADRDDHAARWHATCNAVRQWALAHPHDYALLYGSPVTGYAAPQDTIEPATRVIRRLVEIIVRSVEAGRALPAAPAGAPPGFDASTAGAQEAISRFEIAADVSEAPAELVGRTLMAWTNIFGTISFELWGHLVGSVDDHAAYYDGVVARLWDDLSS; encoded by the coding sequence GTGACGGACGTTCCGAAGGCCAGGACTGCGCGCGAGCGCGCCCGCGAGGAGATCACCAGCGAGATCCTCAGCGCGGCCCGAGCACGCCTGGCCGAAGCCGGCCCTGGCGAGCTCAGCCTGCGTGCCGTCGCCCGCGACGTCGGCATGGTCTCCTCAGCCGTCTACCGCTACTTCCCCAGCCGCGACCACCTGCTGACGGCCCTGCTCATCGCCGCGTACGACGAGCTCGGGGCGTACGCCGAAGCGGCCGATGACGCGGTGGCCGACCGGGACGATCACGCCGCCCGCTGGCACGCCACCTGCAACGCCGTCCGGCAGTGGGCACTGGCGCACCCGCACGACTACGCCCTGCTCTACGGCTCCCCCGTCACCGGGTACGCCGCCCCGCAGGACACCATCGAGCCGGCCACCCGGGTGATCCGGCGCCTGGTCGAGATCATCGTGCGGTCCGTCGAGGCCGGCCGTGCGCTCCCTGCCGCCCCTGCTGGCGCTCCCCCTGGCTTCGACGCCTCGACGGCGGGCGCCCAGGAAGCGATCAGCCGGTTCGAGATCGCGGCCGACGTCTCCGAAGCCCCGGCCGAGCTGGTGGGCCGCACGCTGATGGCGTGGACGAACATCTTCGGGACGATCTCGTTCGAGCTCTGGGGTCACCTGGTCGGGTCGGTCGACGACCACGCCGCGTACTACGACGGGGTCGTGGCGCGGTTGTGGGACGACCTCAGCAGCTAG
- a CDS encoding FAD-dependent oxidoreductase: MDAPQHPSLADAAPTPYWLDDPARPAEAAPLEGAPSVDLVVVGGGYLGLWTALLAATREPGRDVLVIEAETCGHAASGRNGGFCEASLTHGLGNGISRWPDELATLVRLGRENLDAIGTTIEAEGIDCDFVRAGALSVATQPEQVAGLADEVEEASSYGATLTLLDAAAVRARVDSPTYLGAVHDPDSAILEPARLAWGLREACLRRGVRIVEGTRALGLRRERSGRGSDRIAVRTPHGTVRGRQVVLATNAFKPLLRRLRLMTVPVYDYALMTAPLSTEQRAAIGWTGREGIGDRTNQFHYYRTTRDGRILWGGYDAIYHYGSGQRAAYEQRPETFDVLADHFFTTFPQLEGLPFTHRWGGVIDTCTRFTAFHGTAMNGSVAYALGFTGLGVAATRFAAEVALDQLADEETERTSLRMVREKPLPFPPEPARWIGIQATRWSLAKADANGGKENLWLRTMDRLGLGFDS, encoded by the coding sequence ATGGACGCTCCGCAGCACCCGTCCTTGGCCGACGCAGCCCCGACGCCGTACTGGCTGGATGATCCGGCGCGCCCCGCGGAGGCCGCGCCTTTGGAAGGTGCCCCGTCGGTCGATCTCGTCGTGGTCGGGGGCGGTTACCTCGGGCTCTGGACCGCGCTGCTGGCGGCGACCCGCGAGCCCGGGCGCGACGTCCTGGTGATCGAGGCCGAGACCTGCGGGCACGCGGCGAGCGGACGCAACGGCGGGTTCTGCGAGGCGAGCCTGACTCACGGGCTGGGCAACGGGATCTCGCGGTGGCCCGATGAGCTGGCGACGTTGGTGCGGCTCGGGCGGGAGAACCTGGACGCGATCGGCACGACCATCGAGGCCGAGGGCATCGACTGCGACTTCGTCCGTGCCGGCGCGCTCAGCGTCGCCACGCAGCCCGAGCAGGTTGCCGGGCTCGCGGACGAGGTCGAGGAGGCTTCGTCGTACGGCGCGACGCTCACGCTGCTCGATGCTGCGGCCGTGCGGGCGCGGGTGGACTCGCCGACGTACCTCGGCGCCGTGCACGACCCGGATTCGGCGATCCTGGAGCCGGCGCGGCTCGCGTGGGGTCTGCGCGAGGCGTGCCTGCGCAGGGGAGTGCGGATCGTCGAGGGGACCCGTGCTCTCGGCCTGCGGCGGGAACGCTCGGGCCGGGGGAGTGACCGGATCGCTGTCCGGACCCCGCACGGGACCGTGCGCGGTCGCCAGGTCGTTCTCGCGACCAACGCGTTCAAGCCGCTGTTGCGCCGGCTGCGGCTGATGACGGTTCCCGTCTACGACTACGCGCTGATGACCGCACCGCTGTCGACCGAGCAGCGCGCCGCGATCGGCTGGACGGGTCGCGAGGGCATCGGCGACCGCACCAACCAGTTCCACTACTACCGGACCACCCGCGACGGCCGGATCCTCTGGGGCGGGTACGACGCGATCTACCACTACGGCAGCGGCCAGCGGGCGGCGTACGAGCAGCGACCGGAGACGTTCGACGTCCTGGCGGATCACTTCTTCACGACGTTCCCGCAGCTCGAGGGTCTGCCGTTCACGCACCGCTGGGGCGGGGTCATCGACACCTGCACCCGGTTCACCGCGTTCCACGGGACGGCGATGAACGGCTCTGTCGCCTACGCGCTCGGCTTCACGGGGCTGGGCGTCGCCGCCACCCGGTTCGCTGCCGAGGTCGCGCTCGACCAGCTCGCCGACGAGGAGACCGAACGGACCTCGCTGCGGATGGTGCGCGAGAAGCCGTTGCCGTTCCCGCCCGAGCCCGCGCGCTGGATCGGCATCCAGGCGACGCGTTGGTCGCTGGCGAAGGCGGATGCGAACGGCGGCAAGGAGAACCTCTGGCTGCGGACCATGGACCGCCTGGGGCTGGGCTTCGACTCCTAG
- a CDS encoding ABC transporter permease: MSAFGKIRLWISDHLILALGLLVLVYMFVPIAVVILMSFNDSSKSRNLYAFQSFTWDNWTGMCKPDGMCSSVIKSVEIGLLATLVAVVLGTLAAFAMVRHDFKGKKAANIIIFLPMASPEIVMGSSLLALFISTGNSELLGFRAIFIAHVMFCLSFVIVTVKARLTGLDSNLEQAAMDLYATEAQTFWRVTFPLVLPGILGAALLSFSLSFDDFIITNLNAGQTTTFPMFVYGAAQRGVPMQVNVVGTIMFLIAIFIVVGGELNNRRKAKALAG, translated from the coding sequence ATGAGCGCCTTCGGGAAGATCCGGCTCTGGATCAGCGACCACCTGATCCTCGCGCTCGGGCTGCTGGTGCTGGTCTACATGTTCGTGCCGATCGCCGTCGTCATCCTGATGAGCTTCAACGACAGCTCGAAGTCGCGGAACCTGTACGCGTTCCAGTCGTTCACCTGGGACAACTGGACGGGAATGTGCAAGCCCGACGGCATGTGCTCCTCGGTCATCAAGAGCGTCGAGATCGGACTGCTCGCGACCCTGGTCGCGGTGGTCCTCGGCACGCTTGCGGCGTTCGCGATGGTGCGCCACGACTTCAAGGGCAAGAAGGCCGCGAACATCATCATCTTCCTGCCGATGGCCTCGCCCGAGATCGTGATGGGCTCCTCGCTGCTCGCGCTGTTCATCTCCACCGGGAACAGCGAGCTGCTCGGCTTCCGGGCGATCTTCATCGCGCACGTGATGTTCTGCCTGTCGTTCGTGATCGTCACCGTCAAGGCCCGGTTGACCGGTCTGGACTCCAACCTCGAGCAGGCCGCGATGGACCTCTACGCCACCGAGGCGCAGACGTTCTGGCGGGTGACGTTCCCGCTGGTGCTGCCCGGCATCCTGGGTGCGGCTCTGCTGAGCTTCTCGCTGTCCTTCGACGACTTCATCATCACCAACCTGAACGCCGGCCAGACGACGACGTTCCCGATGTTCGTCTACGGCGCTGCTCAGCGCGGCGTGCCGATGCAGGTCAACGTGGTCGGCACGATCATGTTCCTCATCGCGATCTTCATCGTCGTCGGCGGCGAGCTCAACAACCGCCGGAAGGCCAAGGCGCTCGCCGGCTGA
- a CDS encoding ABC transporter permease: protein MTQAIGDAEAVAAPPPAPKTRSKKTGYWLILPGALWLGLFFVIPFYSLVATSLYDPDGSVLGGYEVTFHFANFTDALSDFGGPLVRSLWYAGVATFFCLVLGYVLAYAIAFKAGKWRNLLLVLVIAPFFTSFLLRTLSWKLILADDGFIVNTLQTLHLMGDDQRLLATPVAVIAGLTYNFLPFMVLPLYASLEKIDGRLIEAAGDLYASPFKAFFKVTWPLSLPGVVAGTLLTFIPAAGDYINAQLLGNPNTRMAGNVIQNLFTSTGDYAAAGALSVILMLIIVVLVMVYVRKAGTEDLV from the coding sequence ATGACCCAGGCGATCGGAGACGCCGAGGCGGTGGCAGCGCCGCCGCCTGCGCCGAAGACGAGGTCGAAGAAGACCGGGTACTGGCTGATTCTTCCCGGTGCCCTCTGGCTCGGTCTCTTCTTCGTGATCCCGTTCTACTCGCTGGTGGCCACCAGCCTCTACGACCCGGACGGGTCGGTGCTCGGTGGCTACGAGGTCACCTTCCACTTCGCGAACTTCACCGACGCGCTGAGCGACTTCGGCGGACCGCTGGTCCGCTCGCTCTGGTACGCCGGTGTGGCCACCTTCTTCTGCCTGGTGCTCGGCTACGTGCTGGCGTACGCCATCGCCTTCAAGGCGGGGAAGTGGCGCAACCTGCTGCTGGTCCTGGTGATCGCGCCGTTCTTCACCAGCTTCCTGCTCCGCACCCTGTCGTGGAAGCTGATCCTGGCCGATGACGGGTTCATCGTGAACACGCTGCAGACGCTGCACCTGATGGGCGACGACCAGCGGCTGCTGGCCACGCCGGTGGCGGTGATCGCCGGCCTGACCTACAACTTCCTGCCGTTCATGGTGCTGCCGCTCTACGCCAGCCTCGAGAAGATCGACGGTCGACTGATCGAGGCGGCCGGCGACCTGTACGCCTCACCGTTCAAGGCGTTCTTCAAGGTGACCTGGCCGCTGTCGCTGCCGGGTGTCGTGGCGGGCACCCTGCTGACGTTCATCCCGGCAGCAGGCGACTACATCAACGCCCAGCTTCTCGGTAACCCGAACACCCGGATGGCCGGCAACGTGATCCAGAACCTCTTCACCAGCACCGGCGACTACGCCGCTGCCGGTGCGCTCTCGGTGATCCTGATGCTCATCATCGTGGTGCTGGTGATGGTCTACGTCCGCAAGGCCGGGACGGAGGACCTCGTATGA